GGCCAAGGGCGTGTTCATCGGCATTCCACGCGGCATCACCCGTCACTGCCCGGTGCGCGCCTACGAAGCCTGGCTTCGGGCGTCGGGCCTCACGGAAGGCCCAATTTTCCGTCGAGTCTGGCGGACTCCCCTCCCTACTCCGGGCGTGGTCCCTCCCCGACCGAAGATCGGTGCTGCGGCCCTGTCGGATCGTTCCGTGGCCGAGATCGTCCGCCAACGCTGTGGAGGTGCTGGCCTGAAGGGCGACTTCTCAGGACACAGCCTGCGTCGGGGCGCGATCAGCACCGGCGCCCAGGACGGCTACGACCTGCTCGAGCTGAAGCGTTTCTCCCGCCACAAGAGCCTTCAGGTGGTCGAGACCTATGTCGACGCGGCCAGCGTCAAAAAACGACACCCGGGACGCAGTCGCTTTTGAAATCGTACCGTGAAGGCCCTGACGCGGGTTCAGAGAACCGGCGAGCAACGCGTCTCGCGCCTCCGGCTTCGATGCCTTAGCGGGATGAGGCGATCGCGGCTTTCGTCAAGTCGATCAGCTCCGAAGCCGACGGTTCGATATTTTTGCTCCGAAACCAGGCCAGAAAGCTGTCCGCAATCGTGATCATCTCCTCAGCGCGAGCGGGTAAAATGTCGGCGCGGGGCGATGCCTTCTCGTCTGAGGTCGTCGGGGCCAGCACGGGGGAGACGGCGGGTTCGAGGCCTGACGGCGCCGATGCGCTTTCAGCATGCGGCTTCGTTTGAGTCTTCACGGCACTCTTCGGAGCGTCTTTGACGGCGGCCGGTTTCTTGCTCGGACGACCTGCCGAGGCACGGGCGACTGGTGTCGCCTTGAGGCCCGGCTTCTTGTCGGTCTCAGAGGCCGCGAACAGAGCCTCAAATTTGGCTCGTGTCGCTTCGCTGGGCTTTCTGTAGCCATGTTCCCAGCTCTTGATGGCGGCCGTGGAGAGTTCCAAACGTGTCGCCAATTCCGCCTGGGTGAGACGATGAGCGGCGCGGAACGCTTTGACTTGTTGCGCGAAATCGTTGGGCATTCACCGTATCTCCTGAGGGAAACCGGACCGATATCATGATTGGCGGTTGCTGGACATCTTTCGATAGCCATGACGCATCGACCAGTGTTGAAGTTTGCACAGTGTCTCATGCCCGCAAGCGAACACGAGTTCAGATAAGAATAAACGATGTCATTTACACGATTTAGGATATCTGCCTGACGGCTATGGGGGGACAGCGGAACATCTGTTGTACAACGGAAGCCGAAAAAAGCTGACGTTGTTGGCAATCCAGCATCACGATGCTGCCCAATCATGAAAATCAGATAGGTTCCCGATCGCAATCACTGACTGAGTGAGGAACCCCGCGGCAGCATGCGTCCAAGCACTTTGTCTTTCAGGACAAACTGATGAAAAAGCGCCGCCGCGCCATGGCCTGTCGCAAGACCCATAATCAACCAGGCGTTCCAGTAATGTAGCGTCTGAAACCACGTCACGGTTTCCGCCGGGAACCGCGCGAACGGGGATGGAATCAGGAGGCCGAAAAAACTCATCGTCTGCCCGGCACCGGTGCTGTCACATTAACTTTGGTTTGTTGAGCTCTTCTCGGTGTTGACGCATTCAGGCGGTAAGCGCGGTAGCGTTGTTCCACTGGACGAAAGCCCTGATCCGATGGATGTGCCGGGAGAGGGCATTGTCGATGGAGTGGGGCGGGACGAAGAGGTTGCGGACGGCGGAGAAAACGAAGACGAAGCGCTGGCATCCCCCAGGTGAGCGGAATTTCTGCATGACCCGTTCGCGTTTTCGCAGTGGCAGATGGCTGTTCTCCGCCCTGTTGTTCAGGCCCTTGTGGGATAGATGCCGGACCGTGAGCCTCAGTTTACGTCTGGCCGCCCCGTAAGAGCCCAGCTTGTCGGTGACCAAGCGCGCGGGCCGGATACCTTGCTTTTTCAGCAGCCGCGTCAGCAGTCGCCTTGCGGCTTTGGTGTTCCTTCGGGTCTGCAGGATTTCGTCGAGAACGTAACCGTCCTGATCGACGGCGCGCCACAGCCAGTGTGGCCGGCCATGGATCACGACCCGGACCTCGTCGAGATGCCAGATATCCCCGGGTCTGGCGGCCTTACGGCGCAGCGAGCGGGCAAAGGCCACTCCAAACTTTAGGCTCCACCGGCGGACCGTCTCATACGACACGACAATCCCGCGTTTGAGCAGCATCTCCTCAATCAGACGAAAGCTCAGGGGAAACCGGAAATACAGCCATACCGCATGCGCGATCAGCTCACTCGGAAAACGATGTCGTTTGTAGCTCACAGATCCAGCACTCATCAGCCCAGCCTATCACAGGTCAGAGTTAATGTGACAGCACCCTTTCGTCTGATTGAGGAAATGCTGTTTGAGCGCGTCATGCAGAAATTCCGTTCCCCCGGCGACTGTCAGCGCTTCGTCTCCGCTTTCTCAACGCTCCGCAACCTCTTCGTCCCACCCGCCTCCATCGACAATTCTATCTCCCGTCACATCCATCGTATCCGGTCCTTCGTCCAATGGAAGAACGCTCTCGCCGCCTGAAATCGACAGAGCCTACCTCTGTCTGCTTGGACTCAGTTAACGTGACATCACCCAGCGACCCTGTAGACAATGTTTGGGTCCTCTACCTGGGTTATCGCATCCCATCTTCAGGAAGGTTAAAGCTACGGCCCATCCCGTCGCTCTGGACTTTGTGTTTGCTATGGCAGGCAGCACCTTTGTTTTGCGGTGGAGACCGCCTGGTTTTTGCTTGCAGTATTTTTCAACGACAGTGCAAACTGCCGATGGAGACGTGTTGCCAAATCGACCGGATGCTTCCCGATATAGGACGTAGCGCATCCTTCCACTCACGTGAAAATATCACACCATCAAAATACGGGACCAAACACCTAATCTCCCCGGCTAACAGCCGACATTTTCCTCCCCTCTTACCCAACAAGTAACCTCACCCGTGCGCGCACCGCTTCAAGTTCGCTTTCAGAAACCTGACCTTTATGCCTCGCTCGTCTGGCTCGCCAATCAAGGCTACGAACCTGATCCGAGAGAACGACACTTGTCGGTTCTCCCGTTAGAGACACTTCAAAAGGATATCCTTTGATTTTTGTCGTTGTCGGGCAGCAAATAATCATTCCAGATTTTTTATTGTAGCTGGCGGGGGACAGTACGACAGCGGGGCGACGTCCAGCCTGTTCCCGTCCTGCCTGAGGATCAAACTCCAGCCAGACAATGTCTCCGCAATCTGGCACCCATACTGACATTTACCAGACCTCTCCACCTACTTCGGATCCAAAGCTCACTTCGCAATGACGGTTATCATCTGTGATTGCGGCAGTCAGAGTTTCCAGAGAGAGGATAGCAGGCCGAACCGGCTGAATGATGATACATCCACCTTCTTCCCGGACATCAACAGCCTGATTGACCTGCAGATGAGCCGCTTCGAGGATATTTGCCGACAAGCGGATGGCAGCGCTGTTTCCCCATTTTCGAACAGTCCCGTGCATGAACTCTCTCCCTTATGTATCTACATAGTAGATACGTCCTCAATGGGCTCTACTTCAAGCTAAAAAAGAGCCAATGTCCGCTTTTAATGAATAGGAAATACGAAGCGGTCCGTCCGCTTTCCCCCCAAATGCGCCTGTCGGCTTCAAGAATTAAGCAGACAGGCTGCTGTCGCCTACATCTCTGCCGTTCAACGATCTGTCACGCTTTCCCGATAGTGGACATTACCGGTTTCCCTTGACGTAAGGTCCGGAAGTGTCCAGCGGTGGCGGCATGGATACCATCAGCCTTCTTGCTCTGCTTCTGACCCTTTCGGCAGGCTTCAGCATTCTCAACCATCACACACTGCGTATTCCTGTCACGATTGGTGTTCTGATTCTCTCGTTGCTGACGTCGCTTGTGTTCATGATCCTGAACCTGTTGCTTCCGGCCTACGACCTTCAGGCTTTTCTACGATCGATGCTTGGAGCCATCAATCTCCCTGCGGCACTTCTGAATGGCGGGTTGTCGCTTCTCCTGTTTGCCGGTGCCATGCAGGTCAATGTCGGACATCTGAGGGCAAAGCTGATGTCTGTGACAGCCCTCTCCATTCTGGGAACCATTCTGGCCGTCGCGTTTCTTGCGGTCGCCGCGTGGTCCGTTTTTCCGCTACTGGGACACGCGATTCCCTTTACATGGTGCATTGTGCTCGGTGCCATTCTCGCACCTACGGACCCGGTTTCAGTCGTGGGAATGCTAAAGCGTCTGGGGCTGCCGGGACCGCTTCAGGCTATTTTTGCAGGGGAAAGCCTGTTCAACGATGGCGTGGGTGTTGTCATTTTCGGTGTCACGATCGGGCTGGCAACCGGAGGAAGTCACGAAGTGACCGCCTCCGAGATTGCGCTGAGTTTCTGCCGGGAGGCAATCGGTGGTGGTCTGTTGGGCGCATTGACCGGGTGGATTGCTTTGCGGGTGCTCAAGGGACAGCGGGATCCGCATATCGACCTGCTAACATCGCTGGCCCTGGCCACTGGAACCTTCAGCATCGCCAATCAGTTTGGAATGTCCGGAGCTATTGCCGTCGTGGTGGCAGGACTGTGCTTTGGAACAAACTATAGCCATTCCATTTTCGACGAAGCGTCCCGCAAGGACCTTGACGTTGCGTGGACCCTCATTGACGAGGTGCTGAACGTCCTGCTGTTCATGCTGATCGGCTTTGAAATCCTTGAGATTAAGCCGCATGTGTTTGCAGTTTTGGCAACGCTTGCCATCATCCCGCTGTCCATTGCTGTGCGCGCCTTGAGCGTGCTCTTTTCAACGCTCCCAACCCACCTCAGGCAATGGGAACAGGGCCGCGTCCTGGGTATCCTGACATGGGGTGGTCTCCGTGGAGGCATCTCGGTCTCTCTGGCGCTTGGACTGCCAGCCGGAGGCTTACGCGAGTTGCTGTTGCCAGTTTGTTACGGCGTAGTGGTATTCACGATCATCGTACAAGGGCTCACGATGGAATGGGTTGTCCGAAGACTGTTCCCCTCCACCCTACTCTCAAGCTTAGATCGGTAACTTCTCCTCAGAGGCAGCTTCCTGTTTCGCAGGCATGGGCTCTGGTCGTGCGGCGGGTTTGTCCATCGTTTCCAGAAATCTGTCGGCCAAGACGGTATAAAGAGGTTGAGGGCAGACAATCCGGGAAACACCAAACGCCAGAAACGCTGTGGCCAAAAGTGCAAGCGTTACCTGCTGGTTATCGCAGATTTCCATGACGATGATCGTTGCGGTTAACGGCGATTGAGCAACACCACAGAAATAGGCAACTGTCCCCAACAGCACGACTGCACCGGGGGTCGTATGCGGAAGAAACTGTTCGATCCATCCGCCGATGCCCGCTCCGATTGCAAGAGAGGGTGCAAACATTCCACCTGGAATTCCCGAGCAGTACGAGACCAGCATTGAGAGATACTTCAGGATAAAGAACGAAGCCGGGTAGTGGTCGGTCCCTGCAAAAATTGCCTGAGCCTGCACATAGCCCGTCCCGTAAGTATTCCCTTTGGAGATCAGTCCGATCACGGCGGTCAGAAGGCCGCACAATGCTGAGAACATGATCGGACGCTGTTTGGCCAGTCGGCCAACAGAGCCAGGTAAGCCTCTGGAAGCCCTGATGACGAGTGCGGCAAAGCTTCCCCCAGCCAGCCCCCCGACAATGCCGCAGACGAGAACGGCAATCCACGCTGTCCCAACAGGGATATTGACGTCGGCATGACCAAAATAGGTATAATTTCCCATGAGGGTAATAGCGGTGACACCTGAGATCACAACGATCGTCAATGTCCGGCCTGAGGCTTTCTGCTCGAAAGAGTGAGAAAGCTCCTCAATAGCAAAGACAATGCCAGCCAGCGGCGTGTTGAAAGCCGCTGCCATTCCAGCAGCGCCTCCCGCCAGAATCATGCTGCGCTTGGATGCGATATTGGATTGCCCAAGCAGTCGTGAAAAGCCATGCATGATCGACGCTCCGATCTGCACGCTGGGACCTTCACGTCCGATGGAGGCACCGCAGACAAGGCCAAGGCAGGTCAGAATGATTTTCCCGGCGGCAATCCGCAGCGTGAGAATACGGTCAACAACGGTATAGTTTCCCATGTGGAGGGTAGCGATCGTCTGGGGAATTCCTGACCCCTGCGATCCTTTGAAAAGCGTTCGTGTCATCCAGGTAATAAAGGCAAAGCCCGCGGGCGCGAGAACAAGCATGGCCCAGGGATGCCACGTCACGAAGCGCGTCCGGAGCTCCGCGCACTGATCACCAAATCTAGCGAATAAAACGGCTGTCAGACCCACAAGGACAGCGCCGATCCAGTAAAGACTCATCCGGCGCCAGCGTGTTGTCCTGGCGCGCGCTGTTCGTCTGAGATGGTGGATCCTGTCCTTGTGATGAGCGGATGGTTTCACAGGAGCAGAAGGTATATCAGACACAGAAAACGTCCATAGCAGTATAAGCCATTTCCTCGGCCCTCATGACGACGACTGGAAAACTGGAATAAGAATGTCGTGCCAGATTTGTCTGGACCGGGTCAAATATCGGAATTCATGATGTCACCTCCCCTCATGCCCATTGCTGTCTCTGCCCGCCGCGTCTTCATCCTGGGTCTTGTTGCAGGATATGTAGATGCTCTGAGCTTCGTGGACTTGGGAGGTGTCTTTGCAGGTGCGATGACTGGAAACACTACGCATATGGGCGCTTCATTCGTGCAGGGAAATTTGGCCCATGGTTTCCTGCTTGTTGGTGCGCTGGCGATTTTCTTTATCAGTGCGGTCCTGACCAGCCTCGCGCGCCTTCTCTGGCTTCCGGCTTACGGCGTTATGTTCATGACGATCCTGATGGTGCTGGCACAGGTGGCTCATTCATCTCCATACCGATACTGGGGTGAGTTTCTGATTCTTCCAGCTCTGCTGGCTGTACAGGGAGAAACCATTGCGAAATTTTCCGGCACATCAATGCCGACGATTGTCATCACAACCAATCTCCTGAAAGCCGCATCTGGCGTTGCAACCTGGGTGGCTGCAAAGCTGGCACCGTCCCGCGTGGGGACTCCGCTCTCCGGAAGTATTCTTCTGCCGGGGCTGTCTTTCCTGTCTTTTTTCATGGGGGCACTGATGGCAGCACTCGGGCTGGCAGTGCACGGCAGCTTTCCGTTTCTCTGGCCCTTGCCGTTTCTGGGCTTTCTTTACTGGGACGTCTGGAAATCAGAGCATGATGGACGTTACGAGGACTGAGACAGCCCAAGCTGAATATCACAGAGTAATCTGGTCTCTGAAGCTTTAAACCCTCTCGCACTGTTGCGTTTGCAAGACAGGGCCCGGCAAAATATTTCGCAATTACAATTTCTTCATATCAATAATTCCGCTGGCAGAAAATAATAATCAGAGCCAGCTTCTCTGGAGAAGGGATGAATTCGATTTTGGCGCAGAAATAATCTTCATGGGAAGTGTTACGTGATGTCCCTGCGCACGTGCGTCATATTGGACCTCGGGTCCGTGTATTTCATAGAGAGCACCGAGTTATTGGACAGTCATATTAAAAAATTCGCATAGTACTTGATATGGGCAAATTTCCAGATCAGAAAATAATAATTTTATTATAATATCCTCGATGTGTCCTATGCACGAGCATAAAATCCAATCAATTCTATAAAAAAATTATTAATAGTGAAACATTCTTTGAAAAATAAAGAAGCCATTGCGTGTGTATGAATTTTGAAGATCTTGCATCTTCGAGAGACCCATATTCGTGAAAATGCCTCTGTCGATATATTATCTGAGCTTTTCTCTCCTTTTACTAAGTGGTCTTTCGCAGGCTGGAGCAGAAACACTTCATGATGCCATTCACTTGGCCTGGCAAGCAGATCCGAGGCTGTCGTCTTTTCATGCGGATGCTTTTGCAGCCAGGAAAGAGGCCAAAGCGGCACGTGCCTGGTTTCCTGACAGCCCCACTATTACAGGCGAGTATCTTGACGATCATTTTATCGGTAGCAAAGTCGGTTATACAACGTACCAAGGTGGTATAAATTTTCCTTTGTGGCTGCCAGGACAAAGCCGCGCGATTGCCAATGAAGCACTTGGAAATCAGGAAGTTGCCGACGCCAACACTCAGGTCGAAAAACTGGTAACGGCTGTCCGTATCGTTACGCTGACCAGCGAGGCGACACTTCAGCAGGAAACCATTCGAAATTTACGTCATGCCGATTCCCTGCTGGGAAATATCGCTCACGTCACTGAAGTTGCCTATCAGAATGGTGAACTGTCCGGCTCTGATAACGAGGCGATTGTCGCAGAGAAAGAAACCCTTGAAGGCAGGATTTCAGATGCAGTTCAATCTTTGGACGGTATCAAAGCTGATCTTGAAGCTCTGACCGGACACGAAGATATTCCTGATCTTCTGTCTCTTTCAGGACATATCCTGGATGGGCGTAACATGGCTCTGAACGTTGAACGAGATCCGAGAGTCAGGCTGGCAGAGGCCATAAGAAGTGTCTCAAAATCGTCCTACGAAGTTGCGCGTCATTCCAAAATCCCCAATCCGCGCTTGGGTGTCATGGTCAGCCGGCAGGAACAGTATCAAAGTCCGTGGGATACGCAGGTAGGGGTTCAGATCCAAATCCCTCTACCAAGTGCAGCCCGAAATACTCCCATGGAAATGAAAGCGGTCAGGGCTATGGCGGCGGCAGACCGGGATGCCATTCTGGCGCGCAGAAAAGTCCAGACCGAATATCGGCAGGTTCACACCCGCTTTCGTTCGTCGCTGACAATTCTGCAACACAGCGAAGCGACCAATGTCGCGTTACAGAAGCGCGCAAACGACCTTGAAAATGCCTGGAAGGTCGGAGAGGTGCCGGTCATAGAATATCTCCGTGCGCGCCGCAGCGCTCTGGAAGCGCAGCAACGAGCCTCTCAGGCGAATGTCGTCTGGCACACTGCCATGATCAGAATGATGCTCCTGACAGGAGAGACCCCTTGAAAAAATCCATCTTTGTGTCTGTCCTGTTGGGCATGAGTTCTTTGTGCTTTCCTGGCGTAGGCATGGCTGAAAAGACCGTTCAGATTTCGCCGGATGCTTTTAAAGCGGAAAATATTGTGATCTCTACGGCGATAGCCGGAAGGCTGTCTGATCATATGGATGTTCCGGCCTATGTCGCACTTGATGAGCGCCATGTCGCCCGTATCCACCCAGTCGGAAACGGCCGTGTTCAGGAAGTCTTTGTAACGCCAGGAGAGAAAGTCCAGAAAGGCGCGCCCCTTTTCAAATATGAAAATTTCAGCCTGGCAGATCAGGAACAGAGAACTAACGAGGCACAGGCGGCTTATCAGCAGGCCCTGGCGCAAGAAAGTAACGCAACGGATATTTATAAACGTGGGCATGCTTTAGAGGGGGGCGTTGTCTCCTCCGGCGAAGTAGAGCGACGCTTCTCATCGTTCAAAGCAGCACGTGAATTGGTTCGTCAGAGACAGGCAGAGTTAACTACGGAACGGCAACGTCTCGCACGGTATTCGACACAATTGGAAAAAGGAGAAGGTCTGGTTTCTACCGTGACCTCTCCAATCAGCGGTATTATCCGTACGATTTCAGTAACTCAGGGAGAGAGTGTTTCGAATACAGCCTTACCAGCTGTTGAAATTGACGACCTCTCGCAGGTTTGGGTCATCTCGCAGGTTGATCCACAGAAAGCTGGACTGTTGGCTGCTGGGGGGCAGCAGTTAACATACATCTCTGCAAATCAGACTCCTATTTCTTCAAATATTACTCTTATCGAGGCCAGTATTGAGCCTGGAACCAGACATGTTCTGGTGCGTAGCCTCGTAACAAATCCTGATATGATTTTGCGTCCTGATATGCTTGTAAAAACTCGTTTGATGACAAGAAATCGTGTCTCCGGCGTTCTTGTTCCAGAAGCCGCCATTCAGACATTGAATGGAGAAAATTGTGTCTTTGTTCAAAAATCAGATCATGAATTTGTTCCGAGGAATGTGACTGTCGCGACTACTCTTGAGGGAAAAGCTTTGGTGACAGAGGGTCTCAAGGCTGGGCAGAAAGTTGTCTCACAAGGAAGCTTTGTCCTGAAGTCGCAATATCTTCTGGCGCCGACGCCTGATCATTCCGAAGCACGGGACTAGATCATGAATTTCTTTTTGCATGTCGTCAAAGGCCGGAAAGGAATTCTGGGCTGTATTCTTCTTTTGATGGTGGCAGGTCTTTTCGATCTTCGCTCTCTTCCCGTAGAGCCAGTTCCAGATATTTCGCCACGTCAGGTTCTCGTCTCTATTCAGGCACCTGGATTACCGACAGAAGAGGTGGAGAAGCTCGTTACATTTCCCATTGAAACGGTGCTGTCGGGGGTTGTCGGGCTAAAAAACCTAAGATCGGTTTCCCGTACTGGCGTATCGGTTCTCTATCTTCAATTTGATGACAATACGAGCATTTACCGCGATCGGGACCTGGTGTCTCAATTTCTGGATCAAGCAAAAAATACCATTTCAGTCCACGGACTCTCCATTAGCATGGGGCCAATGGCCACAGGCATGGGTGAGATCATGCAACTGGAGATTAAAGGGAAAGGCCAGTCTCTCACAGATCTGAACCGTATTCTGAACTGGTCTGTTGTGCCTAAGCTGCGACTGATTCCTGGAGTGGTGGATGTCAACGTCAATGGTGGCGCATCGGAGACCTACGAAGTCGCGCTCGATCCAATGGCCATGCGTCGGTTCAATGTGTCCATTTCAGATGTTTTTAAAGCCGTCGATACTGGCAATGAGGCCGCTGGGGGGGCGTGGATAGAACATAATGATGAGCAGCACATTATTGTGGGTCGCTCCCTCATCGATGACCTCAAAGAATTGGGAGAAGTTCAGGTCAAAAGTGGCCCAAACGGAGAGGTTGTTCATATCAGGGATATTGGCACTGTCCGCAAAGGTGCGCTTCCAAGGCTAGGAGCTGTAACACGGGATGGTAAAGGAGAGGCTGTGAATGCAGTTGTTCTTCTGCAGGAAGGCGCAAGTGCCCGTGACACGCTCAACCGGTTAAACAGAATTCTCCCAACGCTTCAAAAAACACTCCCAGAGGGCATCATCCTGGAGCCGTATTACAGCCGTACAACGCTGACAGATGTGACGATTGATACCGTCAAGGAAAACCTTGCATTGGGCGCGTTGCTTGTTCTGGTGGTGCTGCTTGTCGTTCTTGGAGACTGGAGGGCTTCTCTGGTCATCATGTCCATCATTCCTTTTGCTCTGCTGGCTGCGATGGTTGGGATGCACCATCTTGGTATTTCGGCCAATCTTCTCAGTCTTGGGGCCATAGATTTTGGAATGATTGTCGATAGTGCACTCGTCATTGTCGAGGGCGTTCTGAGTATTTCCGTTATTGCGGGGCTGACTCTGCAGGAGCGCGTGGCCAAAGTGACGGCCTCTGTCGCGCGGCCTGTGATTTTTGCCGTGTTTATCATCATGCTGGTCTATCTGCCGATCCTGACACTGGAAGGTGTCGAAGGGCGGATGTTTCGACCGATGGCAGAAACCATTATTCTGGCATTGCTGGCTTCTCTCGTCTTCGCTTTTCTGGGTGTGCCAGCTTTATGTGCGATGGTCATGAAGAGTCATTCAGGAAGCGCTGACACAGTGACCGGACCTGAAGGACAGAAACATGCCTTCAGTGTCGAAAGCCATGACACACGATTTATCGCCTTTTTAAGGCGTGGCTTTAACCCGGCAGCGCGATATTGCCGCACACATACAAATCAGATTTTCATGGTTGCAGTCGGTATTCTGCTTGTATCTGTTTTTTTGGCGACACGTCTTGGAGGAGAGTTCATTCCACAACTCCAGGAGGGTGATTTGATTGTAACGTCAACGCGTCTTCCAGGAATCTCTCTCGATGCTTCAGTGCGTGCCGTTACGAACATTGAAAAGACCCTGCGACAATTTCCCGATATTCGCATGTTGGTGAGTAATACTGGAACGTCAGCTATCCCTACAGATCCACAGGGCGGAGAACAAAGCGACACCTATGTTTTGCTGA
This window of the Kozakia baliensis genome carries:
- a CDS encoding cytochrome b, whose translation is MSFFGLLIPSPFARFPAETVTWFQTLHYWNAWLIMGLATGHGAAALFHQFVLKDKVLGRMLPRGSSLSQ
- a CDS encoding YoaK family protein is translated as MSPPLMPIAVSARRVFILGLVAGYVDALSFVDLGGVFAGAMTGNTTHMGASFVQGNLAHGFLLVGALAIFFISAVLTSLARLLWLPAYGVMFMTILMVLAQVAHSSPYRYWGEFLILPALLAVQGETIAKFSGTSMPTIVITTNLLKAASGVATWVAAKLAPSRVGTPLSGSILLPGLSFLSFFMGALMAALGLAVHGSFPFLWPLPFLGFLYWDVWKSEHDGRYED
- the mazF gene encoding endoribonuclease MazF, which encodes MSVWVPDCGDIVWLEFDPQAGREQAGRRPAVVLSPASYNKKSGMIICCPTTTKIKGYPFEVSLTGEPTSVVLSDQVRSLDWRARRARHKGQVSESELEAVRARVRLLVG
- a CDS encoding IS6 family transposase: MSAGSVSYKRHRFPSELIAHAVWLYFRFPLSFRLIEEMLLKRGIVVSYETVRRWSLKFGVAFARSLRRKAARPGDIWHLDEVRVVIHGRPHWLWRAVDQDGYVLDEILQTRRNTKAARRLLTRLLKKQGIRPARLVTDKLGSYGAARRKLRLTVRHLSHKGLNNRAENSHLPLRKRERVMQKFRSPGGCQRFVFVFSAVRNLFVPPHSIDNALSRHIHRIRAFVQWNNATALTA
- a CDS encoding cation:proton antiporter, with product MDTISLLALLLTLSAGFSILNHHTLRIPVTIGVLILSLLTSLVFMILNLLLPAYDLQAFLRSMLGAINLPAALLNGGLSLLLFAGAMQVNVGHLRAKLMSVTALSILGTILAVAFLAVAAWSVFPLLGHAIPFTWCIVLGAILAPTDPVSVVGMLKRLGLPGPLQAIFAGESLFNDGVGVVIFGVTIGLATGGSHEVTASEIALSFCREAIGGGLLGALTGWIALRVLKGQRDPHIDLLTSLALATGTFSIANQFGMSGAIAVVVAGLCFGTNYSHSIFDEASRKDLDVAWTLIDEVLNVLLFMLIGFEILEIKPHVFAVLATLAIIPLSIAVRALSVLFSTLPTHLRQWEQGRVLGILTWGGLRGGISVSLALGLPAGGLRELLLPVCYGVVVFTIIVQGLTMEWVVRRLFPSTLLSSLDR
- a CDS encoding AbrB/MazE/SpoVT family DNA-binding domain-containing protein; amino-acid sequence: MHGTVRKWGNSAAIRLSANILEAAHLQVNQAVDVREEGGCIIIQPVRPAILSLETLTAAITDDNRHCEVSFGSEVGGEVW
- a CDS encoding helix-turn-helix domain-containing protein, which encodes MPNDFAQQVKAFRAAHRLTQAELATRLELSTAAIKSWEHGYRKPSEATRAKFEALFAASETDKKPGLKATPVARASAGRPSKKPAAVKDAPKSAVKTQTKPHAESASAPSGLEPAVSPVLAPTTSDEKASPRADILPARAEEMITIADSFLAWFRSKNIEPSASELIDLTKAAIASSR
- a CDS encoding efflux RND transporter periplasmic adaptor subunit translates to MKKSIFVSVLLGMSSLCFPGVGMAEKTVQISPDAFKAENIVISTAIAGRLSDHMDVPAYVALDERHVARIHPVGNGRVQEVFVTPGEKVQKGAPLFKYENFSLADQEQRTNEAQAAYQQALAQESNATDIYKRGHALEGGVVSSGEVERRFSSFKAARELVRQRQAELTTERQRLARYSTQLEKGEGLVSTVTSPISGIIRTISVTQGESVSNTALPAVEIDDLSQVWVISQVDPQKAGLLAAGGQQLTYISANQTPISSNITLIEASIEPGTRHVLVRSLVTNPDMILRPDMLVKTRLMTRNRVSGVLVPEAAIQTLNGENCVFVQKSDHEFVPRNVTVATTLEGKALVTEGLKAGQKVVSQGSFVLKSQYLLAPTPDHSEARD
- a CDS encoding TolC family protein, encoding MPLSIYYLSFSLLLLSGLSQAGAETLHDAIHLAWQADPRLSSFHADAFAARKEAKAARAWFPDSPTITGEYLDDHFIGSKVGYTTYQGGINFPLWLPGQSRAIANEALGNQEVADANTQVEKLVTAVRIVTLTSEATLQQETIRNLRHADSLLGNIAHVTEVAYQNGELSGSDNEAIVAEKETLEGRISDAVQSLDGIKADLEALTGHEDIPDLLSLSGHILDGRNMALNVERDPRVRLAEAIRSVSKSSYEVARHSKIPNPRLGVMVSRQEQYQSPWDTQVGVQIQIPLPSAARNTPMEMKAVRAMAAADRDAILARRKVQTEYRQVHTRFRSSLTILQHSEATNVALQKRANDLENAWKVGEVPVIEYLRARRSALEAQQRASQANVVWHTAMIRMMLLTGETP
- a CDS encoding chloride channel protein, translating into MSLYWIGAVLVGLTAVLFARFGDQCAELRTRFVTWHPWAMLVLAPAGFAFITWMTRTLFKGSQGSGIPQTIATLHMGNYTVVDRILTLRIAAGKIILTCLGLVCGASIGREGPSVQIGASIMHGFSRLLGQSNIASKRSMILAGGAAGMAAAFNTPLAGIVFAIEELSHSFEQKASGRTLTIVVISGVTAITLMGNYTYFGHADVNIPVGTAWIAVLVCGIVGGLAGGSFAALVIRASRGLPGSVGRLAKQRPIMFSALCGLLTAVIGLISKGNTYGTGYVQAQAIFAGTDHYPASFFILKYLSMLVSYCSGIPGGMFAPSLAIGAGIGGWIEQFLPHTTPGAVVLLGTVAYFCGVAQSPLTATIIVMEICDNQQVTLALLATAFLAFGVSRIVCPQPLYTVLADRFLETMDKPAARPEPMPAKQEAASEEKLPI